In the Panthera uncia isolate 11264 unplaced genomic scaffold, Puncia_PCG_1.0 HiC_scaffold_241, whole genome shotgun sequence genome, one interval contains:
- the LOC125917782 gene encoding adenomatous polyposis coli protein 2-like isoform X2 produces the protein MTSSVAPYEQLVRQVEALKAENSHLRQELRDNSSHLSKLETETSGMKEVLKHLQGKLEQEAGVLVSLGQTEVLEQLKALQMDIASLYNLKFQPPALGPEPTGRTPEGSPVHGSGPSKDSFGELSRATIRLLEELDRERCFLLNEIEKEEKEKLWYYSQLQGLSKRLDELPHVETFSMQMDLIRQQLEFEAQHIRSLMEERFGTSDEMVQRAQIRASRLEQIDQELLSAQDRVQQTEPQALLAVKSVPVDEDPETEVPTHPEDGVPQPGNSKVEVVFWLLSMLATRDQEDTARTLLAMSSSPESCVAMRRSGCLPLLLQILHGTEAGAGGRDGSPGATGAKDARMRANAALHNIVFSQPDQGLARKEMRVLHVLEQIRAYCETCWDWLQARDGAEGGGASGAPVPIEPQICQATCAVMKLSFDEEYRRAMNELGGLQAVAELLQVDYEMHRMTRDPLNLALRRYAGMTLTNLTFGDVANKAALCARRGCMEAIVAQLASESEELHQVVSSILRNLSWRADIHSKKVLREVGSMTALMRCVLRASKESTLKSVLSALWNLSAHSTENKAAICQVDGALGFLVRTLTYKCQSNSLAVIESGGGILRNVSSLIATREDYRQVLRDHNCLQTLLQHLTSHSLTIVSNACGTLWNLSARSPRDQELLWDLGAVGMLRNLVHSKHKMIAMGSAAALRNLLAHRPAKYQATATAVSPGACAPSLYVRKQRALEAELDTRHLAQALDHLEKQGLPEAEAEAASKKPLPPLRHLDGLARDYASDSGCFDDDEAPSLAAAASTAEPASPAVLSLFLGSPFLQGQALARAPPARRSGPEAEKEAGGEAAVAARAKAKLALAVARIDRLVEDISALHTSSDDSFSLSSGDPGQEAPREGRAQSCSPCRRPEGRRQEAGGRAHPLLRLQAAHASLSNDSLNSGSSAGDGRCPREHTRPCPLAVLAEHHEGAPCSQARPSRLDLSLPGGREPAGRDGPAADACVRTIKLSPTYQHVPLFEGHPRAGAGAGPLAAGARKQAWLPTEGLSQLPEKPAAETAPLRLSRCSSLSSLSSAGRPGPSEAGDLDSDSSLEALEEAGPGKADLDGAWLGPGAASLPVAIPAPHRGRGLGAEDTTPSSSSENCVQETPLVLSRCSSVSSLSSFESPSIASSVPSDPCSGLGSGTVSPSELPDSPGQTMPPSRSKTPPLAPAPPGERESTQFSLQWESYVKRFLDIADRRERCRLPSELDAGSVRFTVEKPDENFSCASSLSALALHEHYVQKDVELRLLPPACPDRGGPGPGPGPGPHLAGHRRRDEAAGCPEGPAAADQELQLLRECLGAAVPARLRKVASALVPGRRALPVPVYMLVPAPARGDDSCTDSAEGTPVTFSGATSLSDETLQGPPRDPPAGQAAGRKTAGREAAARQATGHRHGAWGGGRSAEQARGAGTGREGLELPLRQPSSACADRDGPRPGQARGDGAPQSLCLTTPTEEAVYCFYDNDSDEDPSEAVAVAPPRRASAIPRAVKREHLAGRKDAQATPKAAAKAPPAARAQPSLIADETPPCYSLSSSASSLSEPEPPEQPASRPRAPEPAVAKVVGPGGRCSGAPSPRAGPGTGPGPGTGPLRRCVGSAVPGRRLQASGPRRRKPQAARPDKRPAERPRERGDEAAGSDQASDLDSVEWRAIQEGANSIVTWLHQAAAAATHEASSGSDSILSESGLSGSALQPPVHRKGQRLQAGGAARPRPEKRDSTQARHGPSGPEKLRGAQKTACRVPAVLRGRTVIYVPSPAPRAQPRGHPGTRVAPRKVGAPAQPAAPAKAPSPGQQQQQQQQQQRSRSLHRPGKISELAALSPPQRSATPPARLAKAPSSGSSPASPASQPPPRRPPSGPQAAGPLPGPGASLAPQTPARALLSKQHKTQKSPVRIPFMQRPARRGPPALARAAPEPGPRGRAGAEGSPGARGGRLGLVRVASARSSGSESSDRSGFRRQLTFVKESAGLPRRRRSEVAAPEAATSASQGGSPRRGRPALPAVFLCSSRCDELRAAPRRPPAARPSPGERPPRRPSSESPSRLPVRTPAARPEAVKRYASLPHISALPGPAADAARRSSDGEARPLPRVAAPGTTWRRIRDEDVPHILRSTLPATALPLVGASPEEGPGGPPQRKTSDAVVQTEDFVAAKTNSSTSPSLESRGPPQALGGGPTSFPGSDVDGPCPPKAPTSAPFVHEGLGVAVGGFPTSRHGSPSRAARVPPFNYVPSPMVAATADLAAEKAPTAAPASLLE, from the exons ATGACGAGCTCCGTGGCGCCCTACGAGCAGCTGGTGCGGCAGGTGGAGGCCTTGAAGGCCGAGAACAGTCACCTGAGGCAGGAGCTGCGAGACAACTCGAGCCACCTGTCCAAGCTAGAGACGGAGACGTCCGGCATGAAg GAGGTCCTGAAGCACTTACAAGGCAAGCTGGAGCAGGAGGCCGGAGTGCTGGTGTCCTTGGGGCAGACGGAGGTGCTGGAACAGCTGAAAG CCCTGCAGATGGACATCGCCAGCCTGTACAACCTCAagttccagcccccagccctagGTCCTGAGCCCACTGGCCGGACCCCCGAAGGAAGTCCAGTACACGGCTCCGGGCCTTCTAAGGACAGCTTTGGGGAGCTGAGCCGGGCGACCATCCGGCTGCTGGAGGAACTGGACCGGGAGAG gtgctTCCTGTTGAACGAGAtcgagaaggaggagaaggagaagctcTGGTATTACTCACAGCTGCAGGGCCTGTCCAAGCGCCTGGACGAGCTCCCGCACGTGGAGACG TTCTCGATGCAGATGGACCTGATCCGGCAGCAGCTGGAGTTCGAGGCCCAGCACATCCGCTCGCTGATGGAAGAGCGCTTCGGCACCTCGGACGAGATGGTGCAGCGCGCGCAG ATCCGCGCTTCTCGCTTGGAGCAAATCGATCAGGAGCTGCTGTCCGCACAGGACCGGGTGCAACAGACAGAGCCCCAG GCCCTGCTGGCGGTGAAGTCGGTGCCGGTGGACGAGGATCCAGAGACTGAAGTCCCCACACACCCTGAGGATGGTGTCCCTCAGCCCGGCAACAGCAAG GTGGAGGTGGTCTTCTGGCTGCTGTCCATGCTGGCAACGCGTGACCAGGAGGACACGGCGCGCACCCTGCTGGCCATGTCCAGCTCGCCGGAGAGCTGCGTGGCCATGCGCCGCTCGGGGTGCCTGCCGCTGCTGCTGCAGATCCTGCACGGCACCGAGGCCGGCGCCGGGGGTCGCGACGGAAGCCCCGGGGCGACGGGCGCCAAGGACGCACGCATGCGCGCCAACGCGGCGCTGCACAACATCGTCTTCTCGCAACCTGACCAGGGCCTGGCGCGCAAGGAGATGCGCGTCCTGCACGTGCTGGAGCAGATCCGGGCCTATTGTGAGACCTGCTGGGACTGGCTGCAGGCCAGGGACGGCGCCGAGGGAGGCGGCGCCAGCGGCG CTCCCGTCCCCATCGAGCCCCAGATCTGCCAGGCCACCTGTGCCGTGATGAAGCTGTCTTTTGACGAGGAATACCGCCGAGCCATGAACGAGCTGG GTGGGCTGCAGGCCGTGGCAGAGTTACTGCAAGTTGACTACGAGATGCACAGAATGACCCGGGACCCGCTGAACCTCGCCCTCCGTCGATACGCCGGCATGACCCTCACCAACCTCACCTTTGGAGACGTCGCCAACAAG GCCGCACTGTGTGCCCGCCGGGGCTGCATGGAGGCCATCGTGGCCCAGCTGGCTTCTGAGAGCGAGGAGCTGCACcag GTTGTGTCCAGCATCCTGCGCAACCTGTCCTGGCGGGCCGACATCCACAGCAAGAAGGTGCTGAGGGAGGTGGGCAGCATGACCGCCCTGATGCGGTGCGTCCTTCGAGCCTCCAAG GAGTCCACCCTGAAGAGCGTGCTCAGCGCCCTGTGGAACCTGTCGGCGCACAGCACGGAGAACAAGGCGGCCATCTGCCAGGTGGACGGCGCCCTGGGCTTCCTGGTGAGGACACTGACCTACAAGTGCCAGAGCAACTCGCTGGCCGTCATCGAGAGTGGCGGCGGCATCCTGCGCAACGTGTCCAGCCTCATCGCCACGCGGGAGGACTACAG GCAGGTGCTGCGGGACCACAACTGTCTGCAGACGCTGCTGCAGCACCTGACGTCCCACAGCCTGACCATCGTGAGCAACGCGTGCGGCACGCTCTGGAACCTGTCGGCCCGCAGCCCGCGCGACCAGGAGCTGCTGTGGGACCTGGGGGCCGTGGGCATGCTGCGGAACCTGGTGCACTCCAAGCACAAGATGATCGCCATGGGCAGCGCCGCGGCCCTGCGCAACCTGCTGGCCCACCGGCCCGCCAAGTACCAGGCGACGGCCACCGCCGTGTCCCCCGGCGCGTGCGCACCCAGTCTGTACGTGAGGAAGCAGCGGGCGCTGGAGGCCGAGCTGGACACGCGGCATCTGGCCCAGGCGCTCGACCACCTGGAGAAGCAGGGCCTGCCCGAGGCCGAGGCCGAGGCCGCCTCCAAGAAGCCGCTGCCGCCCCTGCGGCACCTGGACGGGCTGGCCCGGGACTACGCCTCCGACTCCGGCTGCTTCGACGACGACGAGGCGCCCTCCCTGGCTGCCGCCGCCTCGACCGCCGAGCCCGCCAGCCCCGCCGTGCTGTCTCTCTTCCTGGGCAGCCCCTTCCTGCAGGGACAGGCTCTGGCCcgcgccccgcccgcccgccgcagCGGCCCGGAGGCGGAGAAGGAGGCCGGCGGGGAGGCGGCCGTGGCGGCCAGGGCCAAGGCCAAGCTGGCGCTGGCGGTGGCGCGGATCGACCGGCTGGTGGAGGACATCTCAGCCCTGCACACCTCGTCCGACGACAGCTTCAGCCTCAGCTCCGGGGACCCCGGGCAGGAGGCCCCGCGGGAGGGCCGCGCCCAGTCCTGCTCCCCTTGCCGGCGGCCGGAGGGCAGGCGGCAGGAGGCCGGCGGCCGGGCCCACCCGCTGCTGCGGCTCCAGGCCGCCCACGCCAGCCTGTCCAACGACAGTCTCAACAGCGGCAGCAGCGCCGGTGACGGGCGCTGTCCCCGCGAGCACACGAGGCCCTGCCCGCTGGCCGTGCTGGCCGAGCACCACGAGGGGGCCCCGTGCAGCCAGGCGCGGCCCAGCCGGCTGGACCTCAGCCTGCCGGGCGGCCGGGAGCCGGCCGGGAGGGACGGCCCTGCGGCCGACGCCTGCGTGCGCACCATCAAGCTGTCGCCCACCTACCAGCACGTGCCGCTCTTCGAGGGCCACcccagggcgggggcgggcgcgggGCCCCTGGCCGCCGGAGCCCGGAAGCAGGCCTGGCTGCCCACGGAGGGCCTGAGCCAGCTGCCCGAGAAGCCGGCGGCAGAGACGGCGCCCCTCCGCCTGTCCCGCTGCAGCTCTCTGTCCTCGCTGTCCTCGGCCGGCCGCCCGGGCCCCAGTGAGGCCGGGGACCTGGACAGCGACTCGTCCCTGGAGGCACTGGAGGAGGCGGGACCCGGCAAGGCGGACCTGGACGGAGCCTGGCTCGGGCCTGGGGCCGCCTCCCTGCCCGTGGCCATCCCGGCGCCGCACCGGGGCCGCGGCCTGGGGGCGGAGGACACCACGCCGTCCAGCTCCTCGGAGAACTGCGTGCAGGAGACGCCGCTGGTGCTGAGCCGCTGCAGCTCCGTGAGCTCCTTGAGCAGTTTCGAGAGCCCGTCCATCGCCAGCTCCGTCCCCAGCGACCCGTGCAGCGGGCTGGGCAGCGGCACGGTCAGCCCCAGCGAGCTGCCCGACAGCCCCGGGCAGACCATGCCGCCCAGCCGCAGCAAGACGCCCCCGCTGGCCCCTGCGCCCCCCGGCGAGCGCGAGAGCACCCAGTTCAGCTTGCAGTGGGAGAGCTACGTGAAGCGGTTCCTGGACATCGCCGACCGCCGGGAGCGCTGCCGGCTGCCGTCGGAGCTCGACGCCGGCAGCGTCCGCTTCACGGTGGAGAAGCCGGACGAGAACTTCTCGTGCGCCTCGAGCCTCAGCGCGCTGGCCCTGCACGAGCACTACGTGCAGAAGGATGTGGAACTGCGGCTGCTGCCCCCCGCCTGCCCGGATCGcggcggccccggccccggccccggacCCGGCCCGCACCTCGCGGGGCACCGCCGGCGGGACGAGGCCGCTGGGTGCCCGGAGGGGCCGGCGGCCGCCGACCAGGAGCTGCAGCTGCTGCGCGAGTGCCTGGGGGCAGCCGTGCCCGCCCGGCTCCGCAAGGTGGCCTCGGCCCTGGTGCCCGGCCGCCGCGCGCTGCCCGTGCCTGTGTACATGCTGGTGCCCGCCCCCGCCCGGGGGGATGACTCATGCACCGACTCAGCCGAGGGCACGCCGGTCACCTTCTCCGGTGCCACCTCGCTCAGCGACGAGACGCTGCAGGGACCTCCCAGGGACCCACCCGCCGGGCAGGCAGCCGGCCGGAAGACCGCAGGTCGGGAGGCCGCCGCCAGGCAGGCCACCGGGCACCGCCACGGGGCGTGGGGCGGGGGCCGGAGCGCAGAGCAGGCCCGGGGGGCGGGCACGGGCCGGGAGGGGCTGGAGCTGCCCCTCCGCCAGCCCTCGAGCGCCTGCGCGGACAGGGACGGCCCCCGCCCGGGCCAGGCACGTGGGGACGGGGCACCGCAGTCGCTGTGCCTCACGACGCCCACCGAGGAGGCCGTGTACTGCTTCTACGACAATGACTCCGATGAAGATCCGTCCGAGGCGGTGGCGGTGGCGCCCCCGCGGCGGGCGTCCGCCATCCCCCGTGCCGTGAAGAGAGAGCACCTGGCCGGCAGGAAGGACGCACAGGCCACACCCAAGGCCGCGGCCAAGGCCCCGCCCGCTGCCCGCGCCCAGCCCAGCCTCATCGCCGACGAGACCCCGCCATGCTATTCCCTGAGCTCCTCCGCCAGCTCGCTCAGCGAGCCTGAGCCCCCTGAGCAGCCGGCCAGCCGGCCCCGTGCTCCCGAGCCGGCCGTCGCCAAAGTCGTGGGCCCGGGGGGCAGATGCAGCGGCGCCCCCAGCCCGCGGGCGGGGCCGGGgacggggccggggccggggacGGGGCCGCTCCGGCGCTGTGTCGGGTCAGCCGTGCCCGGGCGCCGGCTCCAGGCGTCAGGCCCGCGGCGCCGCAAGCCCCAGGCTGCCCGGCCAGACAAGCGGCCAGCGGAGCGGCCCCGGGAGCGCGGTGACGAGGCGGCGGGCTCAGACCAGGCCTCCGACCTGGACAGCGTCGAGTGGCGCGCCATCCAAGAGGGCGCCAACTCCATCGTCACGTGGCTGCACCAGGCGGCGGCCGCGGCCACCCACGAGGCCTCATCTGGCTCTGACTCCATCCTGTCGGAGTCCGGGCTGTCAGGCTCCGCCCTGCAGCCGCCGGTGCACAGGAAGGGACAGCGGCTGCAGGCGGGCGGTGCCGCGAGGCCGAGGCCGGAGAAGCGGGACTCAACCCAGGCCCGGCACGGCCCCAGTGGCCCCGAGAAGCTGCGTGGTGCTCAGAAGACGGCGTGCAGGGTGCCGGCCGTGCTCCGGGGACGGACCGTGATCTATGTGCCCAGCCCGGCCCCCCGGGCACAGCCCAGAGGCCACCCCGGCACCCGTGTGGCACCGAGGAAGGTGGGAGCTCCTGCGCAGCCCGCAGCCCCAGCCAAAGCCCCCAGCCccgggcagcagcagcagcagcagcagcagcagcagcggtcTCGAAGCCTACACCGGCCGGGCAAGATCTCGGAGCTGGCGGCACTGAGCCCCCCGCAGCGGAGCGCCACGCCGCCCGCCCGCCTGGCCAAGGCCCCCTCATCCGGCTCCTCCCCGGCCTCCCCGGCCTCCCAGCCCCCGCCCAGGAGGCCGCCCTCGGGCCCCCAGGCTGCGGGGCCCCTACCTGGGCCCGGGGCGTCTCTGGCGCCCCAGACGCCCGCGCGGGCCCTACTCTCCAAGCAGCACAAGACGCAGAAGTCACCCGTGCGGATCCCCTTCATGCAGAGGCCCGCCAGGCGGGGGCCGCCAGCCCTGGCCCGGGCAGCCCCGGAGCCGGGCCCCAGGGGCCGGGCAGGAGCCGAGGGAAGCCCGGGCGCCCGAGGGGGCCGCCTGGGCCTGGTGCGCGTGGCCTCCGCCCGCTCCAGTGGCAGCGAGTCCTCCGACCGCTCGGGTTTCCGGCGGCAGCTGACCTTCGTCAAGGAGTCCGCGGGCCTGCCGCGCCGCCGCCGCTCAGAGGTGGCCGCGCCCGAGGCCGCGACCTCCGCCTCCCAGGGCGGCTCCCCCCGGCGCGGTCGGCCCGCCCTGCCCGCGGTCTTCCTGTGCTCCTCGCGCTGCGACGAGCTGCGGGCGGCCCCCCGACGACCCCCTGCAGCCAGGCCCAGCCCCGGTGAGCGGCCGCCGCGGCGCCCCAGCTCCGAAAGCCCGTCCCGCCTGCCCGTCCGCACGCCGGCCGCCCGGCCCGAGGCCGTCAAGCGCTACGCCTCCCTGCCGCACATCAGCGCGCTGCCGGGGCCCGCGGCCGACGCCGCCCGCCGCAGCAGCGACGGGGAGGCCCGGCCGCTCCCGAGGGTGGCGGCCCCGGGCACCACGTGGCGTCGCATCCGGGACGAGGACGTTCCGCACATCCTTCGGAGCACGCTGCCTGCCACCGCCCTGCCCCTGGTGGGCGCCTCCCCCGAGGAGGGCCCCGGCGGGCCCCCGCAGCGCAAGACCAGCGACGCCGTGGTCCAGACCGAGGACTTCGTTGCCGCCAAAACCAACTCCAGCACGTCTCCAAGCCTGGAGAGCAGGGGGCCCCCCCAGGCCCTGGGCGGCGGCCCCACATCCTTCCCTGGCAGCGATGTGGATGGGCCCTGCCCCCCCAAGGCGCCCACCTCTGCCCCCTTCGTCCATGAGGGCCTGGGGGTGGCCGTGGGAGGCTTTCCCACCAGCCGGCACGGCTCCCCCAGCCGCGCGGCCCGCGTGCCCCCCTTCAACTACGTGCCCAGCCCCATGGTGGCAGCCACCGCCGACTTGGCCGCAGAGAAAGCCCCCACCGCTGCCCCCGCCAGCCTTCTGGAATAG